The following proteins come from a genomic window of Nicotiana tomentosiformis chromosome 12, ASM39032v3, whole genome shotgun sequence:
- the LOC104101708 gene encoding pyrophosphate--fructose 6-phosphate 1-phosphotransferase subunit alpha-like — protein MDADYGIARELSDLQKHRSQYQPELPPCLQGTTVRVELGDATTASDPSGEHTISRSFPHTYGQPLAHFLRATAKVADAQIITEHPAKRVGVVFCGRQSPGGHNVIWGIHDALKIHNPNSSLLGFLGGSEGLFAQKTLEITNDVLSTYKNQGGYDMLGRTKDQIRTTEQVNAAMAACKALKLDALIIIGGVTSNTDAAQLAETFAEAKCQTKVVGVPVTLNGDLKNQFVETNVGFDTICKVNSQLISNVCTDALSAEKYYYFIRLMGRKASHVALECTLQSHLNMVILGEEVAASKLTLFDITNKICDAVQARAEQDKNHGVILLPEGLIESIPEVYALLQEIHGLLRQGVSADKISSQLSPWASALFEFLPPFIKKQLLLYPESDDSAQLSQIETEKLIAHLVETEMNKRLKEGTYKGKKFNAICHFFGYQARGSLPSKFDCDYAYVLGHICYHILAAGLNGYMATVTNLKNPVNKWRCAAAPITAMMTVKRYGRGPGNAAIGKPAVHPATVDLKGKAYELLSQNATKFLLDDVYRNPGPLQFDGPGADAKAVTLCVEDQDYMGRIKKLQEYLDKVRTIVKPGCSQDVLKAALSAMASVTDILSVMSSPSTVNTPF, from the exons ATGGATGCAGATTACGGAATAGCTAGAGAACTATCTGATTTGCAAAAGCATCGATCTCAGTACCAACCCGAGCTTCCTCCTTGTCTTCAG GGCACTACTGTGCGGGTAGAGCTAGGTGATGCAACCACTGCATCAGATCCCTCTGGCGAACACACAATAAGTCGGTCTTTTCCTCACACTTATGGGCAGCCCTTAGCCCATTTTCTTAGGGCAACTGCTAAGGTCGCTGATGCTCAGATAATTACTGAGCATCCGGCAAAGAG GGTTGGAGTTGTTTTCTGTGGGAGACAATCTCCTGGAGGGCATAATGTGATATGGGGTATTCATGATGCTCTTAAAATTCACAATCCTAACAGCTCTTTGCTTGGTTTTTTGG GTGGTTCTGAAGGTTTATTTGCTCAGAAAACCCTAGAGATCACCAATGATGTTCTTTCCACCTATAAGAATCAAG GTGGTTATGACATGCTGGGCCGGACAAAAGATCAAATTAGAACGACTGAGCAAGTTAATGCCGCGATGGCTGCATGCAAAGCTTTGAAATTGGACGCCCTTATCATTATTGGAG GGGTAACATCCAACACTGATGCTGCTCAGCTGGCAGAAACATTTGCCGAAGCAAAATGCCAAACAAAA GTGGTAGGAGTTCCTGTTACATTAAATGGAGATCTAAAGAATCAGTTTGTTGAAACAAACGTCGGTTTTGACACAATATGCAAG GTTAACTCCCAACTTATTAGCAATGTTTGCACTGATGCGCTCTCGGCAGAAAAG TACTACTATTTCATCAGACTCATGGGACGAAAGGCATCACATGTTGCCTTAGAATGCACTCTGCAGTCACATCTTAATATG GTTATTCTTGGTGAGGAGGTAGCTGCATCAAAGCTTACTCTTTTTGACATCACAAACAAAATTTGTGATGCAGTTCAAGCTAGGGCTGAACAAG ATAAAAACCATGGTGTGATCCTGTTGCCAGAGGGACTTATTGAAAGTATTCCTGAAGTATATGCTCTACTGCAG GAAATTCATGGTTTACTCAGGCAAGGCGTTTCTGCTGATAAGATTTCCTCTCAACTATCACCTTGGGCATCTGCGCTGTTTGAATTCTTGCCTCCCTTTATAAAAAAGCAG CTCCTGTTGTACCCAGAATCAGATGATTCTGCTCAGCTATCACAG ATTGAGACCGAGAAACTTATAGCTCATCTTGTGGAAACTGAAATGAATAAGCGATTG AAAGAAGGAACTTACAAGGGTAAGAAATTTAACGCAATTTGCCATTTCTTTGGTTATCAAGCTCGGGGATCATTGCCATCAAAGTTTGATTGTGACTATGCATAT GTACTTGGTCACATCTGCTATCATATTTTGGCTGCTGGCCTCAATGGTTACATGGCCACTGTGACTAACTTGAAGAATCCTGTCAACAAGTGGCGCTGTGCGGCTGCTCCAATAACT GCTATGATGACTGTGAAACGGTATGGTCGTGGTCCTGGCAACGCAGCAATTGGAAAGCCTGCTGTGCATCCAGCCACTGTGGATTTGAAGGGCAAAGCATACGA ATTATTGAGTCAAAATGCAACAAAGTTCTTGCTCGATGATGTATACAGAAACCCAGGTCCCCTCCAGTTTGATGGCCCTGGTGCTGACGCAAAGGCTGTAACTCTTTGTGTTGAAGACCAGGATTACATGGGTCGTATTAAGAAATTGCAAGAGTATCTGGACAAG GTTCGTACAATTGTGAAGCCTGGCTGCTCGCAAGATGTCCTGAAAGCAGCATTGAGTGCCATGGCTTCTGTCACGGACATTCTTTCCGTGATGTCCTCACCTTCAACTGTGAACACGCCATTCTAG